In Leptospira licerasiae serovar Varillal str. VAR 010, the sequence TCCGGTTCAAAATCGGAAAGAAATTTTAAGGAAAGAAGAATAACATATTCTCTGGATTGTTTTAATAATTTCAGAGCTTCATACAAGTATTGGGTTTTTATCCCTGGCAAATAAGGCCTTGTATTGTCTGCGATTGTTTTCTTTTGGTTGGAAGCTCCGTATTCTCTATATCCCATTTCCAAATGATGTCTTGCTTCCGCGTCCTTAGTTCTGAGGGCATACTTGGATAAAAAATCCAATTCTCTTCTTACGCTGGAGGCAGAGGCTTCCACAACCTTAGCATATAATATCACCAATAGTCTTTGGGTTTGGCGCATTTCATCGTAAGAATGTGCAAGGTCGAATTGTAAGTACAGAGTGAACGTCTCTATATGATGCTGCAAACATCTTCGGAATAACGCTTTATCTTCTTCCGTTCCGTAATTCGAAATCGTACTATTGATCGCTTTCAGATGGAATTCGTTTTGTTTTAATCCTCTTTCTACACGCAATAAAGCAGTGGCTCTATTGCTGTCGAGGTCCGCTTTTGTTTGTCCGAATGGAAGGATCAGAAATGCGAAAAGAAATATGAAGTAAGTAAGATTTCTTTTCGATCCCATATTAGGATTTTCGGAAATAGGAGGGGTCCAAATTGAACCCCATTACAAGATAAATTTTACTGAACTATTTTTTGT encodes:
- a CDS encoding adhesin OmpL37 family surface protein; amino-acid sequence: MGSKRNLTYFIFLFAFLILPFGQTKADLDSNRATALLRVERGLKQNEFHLKAINSTISNYGTEEDKALFRRCLQHHIETFTLYLQFDLAHSYDEMRQTQRLLVILYAKVVEASASSVRRELDFLSKYALRTKDAEARHHLEMGYREYGASNQKKTIADNTRPYLPGIKTQYLYEALKLLKQSREYVILLSLKFLSDFEPDLQTTEFEEIYNEINRAMFSKADYYNRIHFDNHFHIFNSPNLYEATWENPGLQELEKALGDIDPASDRARRMAKRSVIP